The following coding sequences are from one Lolium rigidum isolate FL_2022 chromosome 6, APGP_CSIRO_Lrig_0.1, whole genome shotgun sequence window:
- the LOC124659825 gene encoding oil body-associated protein 2A-like has protein sequence MASSDKKPLPTPASTGGDGGPPGKPTTMSTMMLDKGAAALQSLRPVKQINQHVCTFALYAHDPHRQVETHHYVSRLTQDVLQCPVYDSDDKNARLIGVEYIVSRKIFEALPKEEQRLWHSHAHEIKAGLWASPRVPELLEKTELDHMAGTFGKFWCTWQVDRGDRLPLGAPALMVSPQAERIATVLPDLVRKRDQKYGFSTEELKAARADVEAPADPRPGQADYWVRHHKGFALDVVPHEMKRHAPFP, from the exons ATGGCGTCTAGCGACAAGAAGCCTCTGCCGACGCCGGCCTCAACAGGAGGCGACGGCGGCCCGCCGGGGAAGCCGACGACCATGTCGACGATGAtgctcgacaagggcgcggcagcGCTGCAGTCGCTGCGCCCGGTGAAGCAGATCAATCAGCACGTCTGCACGTTCGCCCTGTACGCGCACGACCCGCACCGGCAGGTGGAGACCCACCACTACGTCTCCCGCCTCACCCAGGACGTCCTCCAGTGCCCCGTCTACGACTCCGACGACAAGAATGCTCGCCTCATCG GCGTGGAGTACATCGTGTCGAGGAAGATCTTCGAGGCGCTGCCGAAGGAGGAGCAGAGGCTGTGGCACTCGCACGCGCACGAGATCAAGGCGGGGCTGTGGGCGAGCCCGCGGGTGCCGGAGCTGCTGGAGAAGACGGAGCTGGACCACATGGCCGGCACCTTCGGCAAGTTCTGGTGCACCTGGCAGGTCGACCGCGGCGACCGCCTCCCGCTCGGCGCGCCCGCGCTCATGGTGTCGCCCCAGGCCGAGCGCATCGCCACCGTGCTCCCTGACCTCGTGAGGAAGCGCGACCAGAAGTAcggcttctccacggaggagctCAAGGCGGCGAGGGCCGACGTGGAGGCGCCGGCGGATCCGCGCCCGGGCCAGGCAGACTACTGGGTTCGCCACCACAAGGGATTCGCCCTGGACGTCGTGCCGCACGAGATGAAGCGCCACGCGCCCTTCCCGTGA
- the LOC124664711 gene encoding protein NRT1/ PTR FAMILY 4.5-like, with the protein MASFRVCESSVHPEVISDVMTQKATNSMYFWEHEEMSKVTEATGKVDSMEFKGDGQTIEANNKVGTLEAVEGKTYEVIEGKVDWRGRPAVRGRHGGVGNSFFILSNFGLENLASLSLAVNLIMYFMLIMHINLADASNLLTNYMGTSYMIAVLITAFADTFVGRYQTVIISSMVEIIGLLLLTLQAHYEKLMPPKCNWPLPPCEKVSGNNEILLYAALYLIAIGSAGIKAALPAHCADQFEEKHPKEKRQMSSFFNWLLLALCIGGAFSVTFFVWIQNKKGWDKGFGGATGVMGLALIAFLIGLPRYRIYTAQGSSALLEIFRVYVAAIRNWNLELPENPEELYEISRSKASPETEFVPHRNKPFRFLDRAAIVQTPAGEAPNPWRQCRVTQVEYAKTVLAMVPIFCSAIIMGTCLAQFQTFSIQQGSTMDTRLGPYLTMPPASLPIIPLGMLIFIVPIYERVFVPFARRITGHPNGIPYLQRVGVGLVLCIISMCLAAVVEMYRKRVAREHDMLDAIPTVQMLPMSCFWLAPQYAVFGVADMFTFIGLLEFFYSQAPPPLKSMSSAFLWGALSLGYYFSTIIVKAVNAATKNYTTSRGWLQGNNINRNHLDLFFWLLAVLSFLNFLNYLYWSSWYKYVKQQDQPKDVSEQPEQV; encoded by the exons ATGGCGTCATTTCGAGTTTGCGAAAGCAGCGTTCATCCTGAAGTTATCTCTGATGTGATGACGCAGAAAGCAACTAACAGTATGTATTTTTGG GAGCACGAGGAGATGAGCAAAGTCACTGAAGCCACCGGCAAAGTAGACTCCATG GAATTCAAGGGAGATGGCCAAACAATTGAAGCGAACAACAAG GTGGGTACACTTGAGGCCGTTGAAGGGAAAACGTACGAAGTTATCGAAGGAAAGGTTGATTGGAGGGGAAGACCTGCCGTGCGAGGGCGCCATGGCGGTGTTGGCAATTCGTTCTTCATTCTGT CGAACTTTGGACTTGAGAACCTTGCGTCTTTGTCTCTGGCGGTGAACCTTATCATGTACTTCATGTTGATTATGCACATCAACCTGGCCGATGCCTCCAACCTGCTGACCAACTACATGGGCACGAGCTACATGATCGCAGTGCTCATCACCGCCTTCGCCGACACCTTCGTCGGACGGTACCAGACTGTGATCATATCGTCGATGGTTGAGATCATC GGACTCCTTCTGCTGACGCTGCAAGCTCACTACGAAAAGCTGATGCCGCCGAAGTGCAACTGGCCGTTGCCGCCGTGTGAGAAGGTGAGCGGCAACAACGAGATCCTCCTCTACGCGGCGCTGTACCTGATCGCGATCGGCTCGGCGGGTATcaaggcggcgctgccggcgcacTGCGCCGACCAGTTCGAGGAGAAGCACCCCAAGGAGAAGCGCCAGATGTCCAGCTTCTTCAACTGGCTGCTGCTCGCCTTGTGCATCGGCGGGGCCTTCAGCGTCACCTTCTTCGTCTGGATCCAGAACAAAAAGGGCTGGGACAAGGGGTTTGGGGGCGCGACAGGCGTCATGGGACTCGCTCTCATCGCCTTCCTCATCGGCCTGCCGCGGTACCGGATTTACACCGCACAGGGCAGCAGCGCGCTGCTTGAAATCTTCCGG GTGTACGTTGCTGCAATCAGGAACTGGAACCTGGAGCTCCCTGAGAACCCTGAGGAGCTATACGAGATCAGCAGAAGCAAAGCTTCCCCTGAGACGGAGTTCGTGCCCCATAGAAACAAGCCATTCAG GTTCTTGGACAGGGCAGCCATAGTTCAGACACCGGCAGGCGAGGCGCCGAACCCGTGGCGTCAGTGCCGGGTGACACAGGTGGAGTACGCCAAGACAGTGCTGGCCATGGTGCCCATCTTCTGCAGCGCCATCATAATGGGCACCTGCCTCGCCCAGTTCCAGACCTTCTCCATCCAGCAGGGCTCCACCATGGACACGAGGCTCGGCCCGTACCTGACGATGCCGCCGGCGTCGCTGCCCATCATACCGCTGGGCATGCTCATCTTCATCGTGCCCATCTACGAGCGCGTCTTCGTGCCCTTCGCGCGCCGCATCACGGGCCACCCGAACGGCATCCCATACCTGCAGCGCGTCGGCGTCGGCCTCGTGCTCTGCATCATCTCCATGTGCCTCGCCGCCGTGGTGGAGATGTACCGCAAGAGGGTGGCCAGAGAGCACGACATGCTGGACGCGATCCCGACGGTGCAGATGCTGCCCATGTCCTGTTTCTGGCTGGCCCCGCAGTACGCCGTGTTCGGCGTCGCCGACATGTTCACCTTCATCGGCCTGCTCGAGTTCTTCTACTCGCAGGCGCCGCCCCCGCTCAAGTCCATGTCGTCCGCGTTCTTATGGGGCGCCCTATCGCTCGGCTACTACTTCAGCACCATCATCGTCAAGGCAGTCAACGCGGCCACCAAGAACTACACCACCAGCAGAGGCTGGCTGCAGGGCAACAACATCAACCGGAACCACCTCGACCTCTTCTTCTGGCTGCTCGCCGTGCTCAGCTTCCTCAACTTCCTCAACTACCTCTACTGGTCCAGCTGGTACAAGTACGTTAAGCAACAAGACCAGCCCAAGGATGTATCGGAGCAGCCGGAGCAAGTGTGA
- the LOC124665728 gene encoding MACPF domain-containing protein CAD1-like: protein MSLAGSALEAALQAVGRGLDAAGDHRLLYCKGAGRLVALDEARARDLPLGGGLLCGVPPDVGVEAYRGSPERSRPVSPGGPLDEPFVCSFHKMAEHFNRKAGLLETVPLGSFNSLFSFTGSWKNDAAATKSLAIDGYSVPLYRVKIANDELTLQESVKLAIPYTWDPSALASFVENYGTHIITSVMVGGKDEVYIKQHSSSQLSELEFRNYVREIGNERFSGAESKSNEPPINYSEKDMTVIFRRRGGCDLVQSSIEWIKTVPSAPDVIGMTFLPIVSLVDDIPGKKHIARAIDLYLTYKPPVEELQYFLDFQVQLVWAPVPPGIAGQNRKEPVCPSLQFSLMGPKLFVSTEQISVGRRPVTGLRLCLEGTKQNRLTIHLQHLGSLPKIFVPHWDAHITIGPPKWQGPEEQDSRWFEPIKWKNFAHVSTAPIEYTETNITDLSGVYIVTGAQLGVWDFGAKSVLHLKLLFSRVPGCTIRRSVWDHSPISSMQRTDESSSSSSDNSKLLKIVDMTETLKGPQDAPGHWLVTGAKLGVEKGRIIVRAKYSLLNY from the exons ATGAGCCTCGCCGGGTCCGCCCTGGAGGCGGCCCTGCAGGCGGTGGGGCGCGGCCTCGACGCCGCCGGCGACCACCGCCTGCTCTACTGCAAGGGCGCCGGCAGGCTCGTGGCGCTCGACGAGGCCCGCGCGCGGGACCTGCCCCTCGGCGGCGGCCTGCTCTGCGGCGTGCCCCCGGACGTCGGGGTCGAGGCCTACCGCGGCAGCCCCGAGCGCAGCCGCCCGGTCTCCCCTGGCGGCCCCCTCGACGAGCCCTTCGTCTGCAGCTTCCACAAG ATGGCGGAACATTTCAACCGGAAGGCGGGCCTGCTGGAAACAGTACCGCTGGGCTCCTTCAACTCGCTATTCAGCTTTACCGGTTCTTGGAAGAACGACGCGGCCGCGACAAAGTCCCTCGCCATCGACGGCTACTCCGTGCCGCTGTATAGAGTTAAAATAGCTAACGATGAACTGACTCTGCAAGAGAGCGTAAAGCTCGCGATTCCGTATACTTGGGATCCATCAGCATTGGCTAG CTTTGTTGAGAACTACGGCACGCATATTATTACTTCTGTAATGGTTGGGGGTAAGGATGAAGTATACATAAAGCAGCACTCCTCGTCCCAATTGTCTGAATTGGAGTTCAGAAATTATGTGAGGGAAATTGGAAATGAAAGATTCTCCGGTGCGGAAAGCAAGTCAAATGAACCACCCATCAATTATAGTGAGAAG GATATGACAGTAATCTTCAGAAGGAGGGGAGGTTGCGATCTTGTTCAGAGTTCTATTGAATGGATAAAAACTGTTCCCTCAGCACCAGATGTCATAGGCATGACATTTCTCCCTATTGTTTCCCTTGTTGATGATATACCTGGGAAGAAGCACATTGCTCGTGCAATTGATCTATACTTGACAT ACAAACCTCCGGTTGAAGAGTTACAATACTTCTTAGATTTCCAAGTTCAACTAGTTTGGGCTCCAGTACCACCGGGTATTGCTGGTCAAAACAGAAAGGAGCCTGTGTGCCCGTCACTTCAGTTCAGCTTGATGGGTCCAAAACTCTTTGTTAGCACAGAACAG ATATCTGTTGGGCGTAGACCAGTCACTGGCCTCAGGCTGTGCTTGGAAGGAACAAAACAAAACCGTTTGACTATTCATTTGCAGCACCTTGGTTctttgccaaaaatatttgtacCTCATTGGGATGCGCATATCACGATTGGGCCACCGAAATGGCAAGGACCGGAAGAGCAGGATAGCCGATGGTTCGAACCAATCAAGTGGAAGAATTTTGCTCATGTCAGCACTGCACCCATAGAGTACACCGAAACAAATATCACAGACCTGTCTGGCGTTTATATTGTCACGGGTGCACAGTTGGGAGTGTGGGATTTTGGTGCAAAGAGTGTACTACACCTTAAACTGTTGTTCTCCAGAGTTCCTGGGTGCACAATTAGGAGATCAGTGTGGGATCACAGTCCAATTTCTTCGATGCAAAGAACAGATGaatcttcatcatcctcaagtGATAATTCTAAACTTCTGAAGATTGTTGACATGACAGAGACGCTGAAGGGCCCACAGGATGCTCCTGGCCACTGGCTGGTCACAGGAGCAAAATTAGGTGTGGAGAAGGGAAGGATTATTGTGCGTGCGAAGTACTCCTTATTAAATTATTGA